Within Portunus trituberculatus isolate SZX2019 chromosome 18, ASM1759143v1, whole genome shotgun sequence, the genomic segment tttaaaatgttctcagatacaaactacatagatgtgagatctttctttaccttagaggaggaagtaggactagaaatcatggcaggaagattagaaagcaaggctgcaggttagatataagaaaatatttctttagtcatagggtggtagacttctggaatgcattgccagagacggttgtaaatagcactagtttgacaatgtttaaaaacagattagataagcacttaaatttattagatttataattatgtatagcgctgcatgatagtttttataagaaatttactatagttaaacaagacatgatccccatgtatggggattacagattgtagaggaattcgatgcaggacttagccctgttaatgggccaaatatttagaattagtatataatgtattgtgtacttgtaagtgtatctttaagtactgatgacgaggtcgctgtgcgactgatacaggataacctagatgggccctggtggccctttgttatcctattatttatgttatgttatgttataactTCGGCTCCTTATTTCTCAGCTGATTTCTTCCAGACCATCACATAACCCATTGTATACATAAATATGACAGTataaagtctgggacaaatgttaTCAACCCTCTACATGCAACAAACTTGGGGACCTGTGGGAATGTGGGTTTTCAGGCAGGGTGAGATGAAAAGGAGTATTTTCCATTGGGTAAATAATCAGAGTCACCTAAAACATGGCGAGTATGTGatttaggtcaggttaagtttgGTGTGATTATGTAGAAAAAGGTAATTTTTCTGATATGGCTTGAAATTTTCCCTAGCTTACTTGTGTTGATGATATTGCAGAATATGCTTTCTTAGTGCATGCGGGTTGGAGTGACGAAATTGAGATGAATTTTAAAAATTTGCttgcacgttttttttttatttgcaccaCATGGTAAAATCATTAGAAATGCCCCAAATGATGTGATCTACAACTTAAGTGCTTCGGGTGTACATACTGTGCTAAACTGCACTCAAACAAAAGGGGtttcaaaaataaattaatcaaacattgtaataataataaataaatctaaGCACAAAATGTTAACTGCTGTTTGCAGAAGTCCATATAATAAGTGGCATTCTTGTATTTCAGTATAGCATTTAACATAAATATTGAATAATATATATGATgaatgttttatttacattatatatttttctttgctctACCAGGGTACTGGTATAGCATTGGGCTATACCGGTGCCAGCTTGCTGTCTTCCTATGTGGCTTATCTCTCGCCATGGGTTCCTGTGTGGCTGTGGTTGGCGGTGGGGTCTGTGATGGTGCTGGGAGTCATGATCACAGCCATCAGTACTGTTGGTGCTATTTCTACCTTAGCACCAAATCCTAAGGGCTTCAAAATGGTGAGAATTATGTACTCTGGTATAATGTAATCTCATGGTGATTGATGTTGCTGTTATCTTTTGATGCTGTATTGCTTATGGTCTAGTACATACTATATACAGTACTTTGAAGATTCTAAAATAACCATGATTGGTATTTTACAGTGTCTTTCGTTACTGTTGATGGCTATAGTAACTGAAATGGGCACTACAGTGTTAGTATATCAGAAGAAGGCGTTGTTCTTgaactccctctcccttcacatgAAACAAGAAATGGAAGTGAGTGAGGCAGCCTATGGTGCAAATATTTCTGACACTCAAATGTGGGATGAAATTCAGCTTGAGGTGAGTTCTTTGAACATTTTTAGCTTAAAAGATTTTTACTAAATTTTGTTATCTTTCTGCATgtattgtctgtctctctgtctatatatcACTTTAtaggtggtggcgtagtggataaggtggtgagcgtgggatcaggcagacatccatgcataggttcgaatcccaccatgtacccccttgaaactatgccatttgttgagtggtttaaagttatctaggtggttacaccaaagatgtgcttgggtggtgatatgggccctaatatgggtgcaactataaataaaattgactgccactaatgggtggaagctgaacagcgcttcctgtACATACTCTTCaggtatgcctacaggcgctataggccatagcataaaaatctctctctctctctctctctctctctctctctctctctctctctctctctctctctctctctctctctctctctctctctctctctctctctctctctctctctctctctctctctctctctctctctctctctctctctctctctctctctatatatatatatatatatatatatatatatatatatatatatatatctccttTAATGTCCCATTATTTTTTGCGTATCATTTATATCTATATTGATCTTTGATAATCATTGCTTTCAGCTTGATGAACTACATTTTCAATCTAATAAATCTGTCATGCCCAGTGTTCTAATAAGTGAAAGTTACATACTGTTAAACAGTTTTTATTATCTGATAAACTAAACATTCATATTGATAAGCCAGACTTGCGTTTTGATAGAAACAACTTATGTTCTGATTAGCAAGTGATAATGTGATTTTGTCTAGAATATGTGCTGAGGAATGGAATATAGGCAGCCTACTTTTATAGGAAACTTTATAATTGtctgtgttttcatgattagagtgattatgttatgttttgcttgcaatgaataaaagaacacaTTAATAATACTGTAACACACAAGTACCAATGAATCACATAATGCACTTTACTTGTGTTGTAGATATGCTTGcaaacaaagtgatgatagaGTACAAATATAATGATAAGTAAAGCCAAGTTCAGTTTAAAAGAGGACTGGTGTTGAATGCATGGTAGGAAGGGGACAAGAGATGGGTGTGCAGTTATCTTCCAGCACCCAGAAACTCAGCTGTGCACATCTGAATCATTGTTTATCAAATACAATGCTGCTGTGTTAGCAAGGATGTGAAGGAAGACATACATTTTAAGTTTTGTAATTTTGCTTGCCTCAGACTGAAGCATATAACATTGGGTTTTTGCACTTGTATAAAGATCATCTTTAATTTGCACATATCGTATAATTTTCTCATGTCATAGGTTCATGTAAAATGGGACCTCCCTGTATGATATCCACAGGAAAGTATGACATTAGGATAAGGAATTGTAATATTTCATTATTACAGATGAATTGTTGTGGAACAGAAGACTATGAGGACTGGTTTGACACGGCCTTTGGGAATGGGACAGATGTTCCTGACTCATGCTGTTTGCTTATTTCTGAAGGGTGTGGGAAAGGCATAAAGAATGATGTTACCCCTGAAGATGATATTGAGACAGAGGTAAGTCTCTGTCAAGGTTGTCACCAGGAAGCAACTGTTGTGTGACAGTTAACACATTTACTGTGCAGATGAGAGGTCTTAGGTTTGATACATGGGTTTGgttcctgcttttttttatttatttatttttttttgtctcaataCTCTGGCAATCTTCTATTGTTTTAGATTATTCCTTGAGTATCAATGAGGTTATTGTGGTCTCATTTCTTAGTTGCATCATTGATTATCTTCATAGCTATGTATATCATTTTTTGGTGTAAGGTAAAAATGACAGAGGGCTGAATTATCTTTGTTGATTGTTAAAGTTGACCAAGGTGCAAGGAATTGAATTTCAATGTGAATACTTATGTGTAGGTGTCTTGTCGTACCTACATGACTCATGAAGAATTTTAGCTTCATATATATGGATGAATATATGTTAAAGCTAATACCAATTAGTCTTTATGCCTTATATTTTATCTACACTACATCTACTCTACATTTGTAGTGCTTATCAGATATTTCTTTAGGTTATAATGAAAATATCTTTTGCAGGGTTGCCTTCCTACATTAATAGATGACTTTAAGCGTGATGCTGAAACACTGAGTCGAGGAGTGTGGCTGCCTGTCTGTGCCATGCATGTTGCTCTGGTGAGTGATGACACCTTTGAGTTCTTTGTGATATCCTCTTTTATTCACTGtgtcattttgttattttgtctaGCATCATGTTTCATCTGTAAAATTCTTTCCCTAAGTGCCtttaccagtattctcagtcattctttctctggtaaactctggaatatactgtgtgtttctgtatttcctccttccaatAATGATTTGGTGTGGGTGGTTTCAAATTACTTAACCTCTGTTATTTAATTATTACATCTGATGATGTTTTGAGAGCTGGGACTTGAATGTCTCTTTTATAGAACTTtctttgttgctcttggtcagTGGCCCTTTTACATAAAAGAATATAAGTAATATGAACATGAATATAAATCTTGTGTGGTCTTGTGAtgcaggagatggagatggagttttgttttattttttagcaTTGATTTGTGTATCCAAGAAACAATGCTTGTAGAAGCCAATGACCTGATGAAGATAGAGATAAGTGTAATGATGTGTAGAAGTGTATGATGCTGTGTCCAGGCTATCCTATGTGGTATTGCTGAACTGGTATGTAtatagaaaatagaatagaatgatttagttgttttctccttttacagTTCGTTCTACTGTTGGCCACGTCAGTATTCCTTCACGAGGGTTACACCGACAGCAATTTCCGGTTATACTCTACCTCTGATGTCTTGCCGAGCCCCACTCGCAAGTACAAAACTCTCGTTAATGACTGTTGAAATTGTTTTGTTAGAGTTATTTTATACAAATGTGTGTTCTGCTCATGGAATTATATAATATTATGTAGGAAAATCAAATATGCTGGAAGCATTGAAACATTTGTTTGATtagattttcttttccatattggATTAGAACATTATAGTATTATTTAAAATTGTGCAGTTTTCCAAAACTGTAGCCTTATGTGACAGGTAAAGCTGAACAATGAAAGCATTactcaatagtgtgtgtgtgtgtgtgtgtgtgtgtgtttaatctgaAAGTAACTGATTGAAGATATTTCTTCATAAtgtattttgcttttttctcaTAAATGCTCTAAGAAAAGCAGGCCTTGTCAAATCAATATACTccctgaaaaaaatacttatttTTCCTAAGTCAgtaaattatataagaaaagaaaatcttaTTATGCATGATCAACAAAACCTGATGTGATGAAGATAGTTGCCATCTCTGTTTTGTTATGTATAGGTAATGAAAGCATAAGGCAAAACTGATCAACTTGCTTTGGCTTGAAAATCTCTAAATAGTAGATAGAGTTGATTTTTACACAGTCTTGCTTATGAAGGATAACAAAACAATATCCAATGGGCAATGTTGAAAGATGAATCTCTAGGGTGGTATTTGCTCACAGATTGCATAGGATGGTTAATCTTGCCTATGATGAAATTAAGAAGAATCTCTGTGGTGGCACTTGAGGTGTCATGGTTGTGAATACCTTCTCTGTGAATGAGTTTTAGGAGTCAGTGCAGGTGTACAGTTGGAAGCGGAGTGTTTGTGATTGTAAGACAGAAAAGTTGGCCTCTAAGTCATAGAATTGGCAAGGAGATACTACGGATGTGACTAAATAGCAGTTGTTGGatggtggatgaggtggtgtAAGGGTGTAGAGAATGAGGTTCAaatgtgtatgttgtgtgtttgtgttagagaGTGAGACAGGGTTAATGAATGGTGATGAATGAAATGGGTACAGACAGGGTATACTGACAATATTTTTACTTAAACAATCTTCATTAAATTAAGTAAAGTTTGTAATGCTAGTTTTTGCTGTCTTTCAGAAATTAGGTTATATCATAAAATAGTTTACGAGGCTTTGAATGTGATATTCCTTGGCTAATTGGAAATGAGAATTTGTAGTGAAGTGTTCTGTACACTGCAGTCTTGTCTCAGTTGCTTTCTTATATAACAAAAGCAATATAGGGATgcaatggaagtgtgtgtgtgtgtgtgtgtgtgtgtaaacaactGATATTAGTGTATCAATTGACACTTAATTTATCTCTCTAATCATAGTATTAGAAAACTATTTTCATAGGTAAAAGAAGGCTTGGTTTTTGGTTTTCACTATACAGAAGCTtttcattattgtgtgtgtgtgtgtgtgtgtgtgtgtgtgtgtgtgtgtgtgtgtgtgtgtgtgtgtgtgtgtgtgtatatatatatatatatatatatatatatatatatatatatatatatatatatatatatatatatatatatatatatatataaaacattgtATATTGGGAATATTATctgtgagaaaaaataaaacatatccATAGAGTATAAGAACTATATCATCTATTTGCAACACCTGCTGATAATTTATGTTTACTGTATACATAATCATCTTCGATACATAAATCAATGTCTTGGTCAGGATACaatatttacaatttttttttatctatatgaaACCTGAAACTtagtattatttctctctctctctctctctctctctctctctctctctctctctctctctctctctctctctctctctctctctctctctctctctctctctctctctctctctctctctctctctctctctctctctctctcctttaaaagTGGAAGCAGGTATAGTGTTAGTGGACAGGAGGTAGCCCAGTTATAAGAAACATGGTAATATATCTGTTTGCcatgttttttctttgctttcctgcATTCTATTTGAGAGGGATACTTCTTTTCTGTTGATAGATAACTCAGCTGGTTTATTCAGTGTTCGAATcaattctggaaaaaaaaaatactgtcacACTAAGACTTTTTAATATAACTTTTATGCTGGATACATAatgtatgaaaataaagaaacaggagGTGCATAAAGTCTTACTTGAGAAAGTCACACAGCCTGCATATGTATTGGTCTAATCTTTGGACCAATTTTTATGGCTAAGCTCTGGATTTCTTGGGTTCACTGAGTTCCTTACTGTCCAGACATGTTGCTTGTGATTTATAGCTGTTACCCAAATTTGATTTGCTGCTGAAATGGCTCTGATGTAAGGTTGCATCCACTATGCCGAACAATGTCCTCAAACACCCACTCTTACCAGTTAATATGGGAAGCAGAAAGAAAcattggtggtgtttgtttgttcttgtggTCTAGCCACTGTAGAAGGTTCTTTGGGAGTGATAGAGGTGCGAGGGAAACACACGAGTAACAGAAGTCCGGTATATTTCCCCAAATACAGAAGAGGGTGTACAGCGCGTCTCTCCCCTAGCTAGCGCGGGAAGCTCCTACCGTGTAGCCTGGCGTAAGATGATGCCAGGCTGCACGTTGTCGTACAGACACTAGCTACTGACTaacccacacctccctccccccccttggAGCTCATAGCGACGTCTTGAGCTTCATGCTGGCGTGTCCCGGCGTTGACGTAGTCGCTCGGAACGTCTAGGGCCAGGAGGAGCCTGGGGTACTGCATCATCAGCGGCAGGGGCAGGTGCTGGGTCTCCGTCTCCGGGCGGCACTGGGCGTAGGTGAATCCTGTTGCGTTGGATGGTGCGGCCACTGGGGAGGCGGATGTCATACTGGCGGGGCCTTGGTTGTGCCTCCACTGTCCCTGTCTGGTACCATCTGTGCGACACTGGGTCCTGGATGCGTACGCGTTGGTGAAGGGGCAGGACTGGAAGCTGACGGGCCCGATTGTTGTAGTGACACTGGACGTCGAAATCTCGCTGGGTGGCACGCATTTCACACTCTTCAGCGTTTGGCTGCCATTCTGGCCGAAAGGAATTCGGGTGGGCAGGGACACAAGTGCGAAGAGAGTGGCCAAAAGAATCTGTGCCGGAGAACGTCCAGAGTGGTTAGGGTGTTCCTCATCTCTAACAGTCCGCGGTCGAAGACTTCGGTCCTGATGTTGCCTGAAGGCGCCACCTTGAGGATAAGGTGCTTCAACGACTTAACAGCGGCTTCTGCATGACCATTGGACTGGGGATGATGCGGTGAAGTGAGGATGTGTTGGACCTTCCAGCGTAGTAGGAAGTCCGAGAACGCCTTGGCAGCAAACTGTGGACCTCCGTCGGTGCGTAGGCGGACTGGGGCACCGTGGTCGCTGAAGTACTTGCTGAAGTGATCTATCGTGGCGGCAGTAGTAGTGTTGCTGCCACATGGGTAGACATCAGGCCAGCCAGACAGTCGGTCAACTATGACAAGGAAAGATTTCCCTGCGACTTGAAAATAGTCAGCCGAGATGGACTCGTAAGGTCGCGTCGGCTTGTCATCATTCCTGTATACTTCACGCTGTTGACTGGGAAGGAGCATCTGGCAGGCGTCACAGGCACGGACAACATTGGTGATGTCTGAATTGATCCCGGGCCAAAACACTGTTTGCTGAGCTCGGCGCTTGGTGGCTTCAGCTCCGCGATGGCTATCATGCAGGCGTCGCAACACAGACTTGCGGGACGCTGCAGGTACTACGATGCGCGGACCGTATAGGACTAGATCGCCATCACAGTACAGCTCATCACGGATCTTCCAGTAGTCGAGTAGAGTGGAGTGTAGGTCGTAGCGATGACAGGGGAACCCATTGCGTACGCAGTTCAGGAGCCTGATGTAGGTCTCATCGGTGCGTGCTGCCTGCTGGAGTTCTTCGAGTTGGACGTCTGATGTGGCTGGCTGCGAGTCGTCAGATGAGGCGAGGGAATATATCGCTCGTACGGTGACTGCTGCATGAGCTGAGACGTCAACTAACATGTCGTCTTCATCTGTAGGGCTGCTGACAGGATGGCGGGACAAGGCATCAGGAATACAGAGTTTCTTGCCGGCACACCAACGAGCAGTGAAGATGAATGGTGACAGTTTTTCTTTCAGCCTTTGTAGCCTGGGATTCTCGACTGCATCCAAGGTGTAGCTGTTAAGTATGGGGATGAGTGGGCGGTGGTCTGTAACATGTGCAAATGTCTGAAGTCCTTTGAGATAATATCCACACTTATGCATCGCCCAAACTGTGGCTAACATTTCGAGTTCGATTGTGGCGTAacgtgtttctgtgtctgtcaaGAAACGTGAGCCACACTGTACCAGCCGGAGGTGGCCTCCTCCATGATCTTGTAGCAGGGCGTAGCCGACACCATAGAGTCTGGATGCGTCCGTCTGAAGGATGGTGGGCAACTGCGGGTCGAACACGGCCAATACTGGAGGACTGGCCAGTGCCTTCTTCACCCGTTGGAATGCAGTGTCGTGGTCCACGGTCCATGTAAAGGCACGCCTAGGACTCATAAGTGGGCGTAGTGGCTGTGCTGCTGTCGAGATTTCAGGGGGAGAACTCTGTCAACTGGTTGACTAGTCCCATGAAGGATCTCAAGTCAGTGATGTTGGCTGGTGTGGCGAACTCAGCGATGGCCCGTACTTTCTCAGGGTCTGCAGATATCCCTTCTGTTGAGAGCACAAATCCACAGAACGTAACTGCGGGTCTTGCAAGGGCGAATTTCTCCGCATTCAGGGTGATTCCACTGGCCCGGCATCGTGCGAGAACTTCGTTGACTCGAGACAAGTGGGGCAGGAGTTCCTCGTCGTACAGGAGAACGTCGTCGACAACCTTGACGCAATTTGTGATCCCCTGAAGAGCTACATCTCCTTTGCGGCAGAAATCATCACCAGTCGCAGCGAATCCCATAGGGCCCCGTAGGTACTTGTAGCGACCGTAGGGCGTTATAAAGGTTGTCAAGTGTTGATCCTCTGCCGCAAGCTCCAGCTGCCAGTACCCGTGAAGAGCATCAACGGTAGTGAAGTACTTGGTACCTGGCTTGACACTCCTGATGGCACTGAAGGGCGTGGGAGACGGGTGGGCGGGCCGTGAGACTTGACTGTTCAGTTTAGATAGGTCTGTGGTAATGCGTACTCCTCCCTTGGGTTTGGGCACCGCAACAAGTGGGTGGCACCACTGTGAGGGAGCATCACCAGCTGGAGCAATGATTCCTTGAGCCTCCATGCTGTGTAGTTCCtgcttgacgtcatcttggtaTGCCAAAGGGATCTGCCGTGGGGTATGTATAGCGAACGGCTGAGCATCATCCCGCAAGTGGATACGCATCGGGGGGCCCCACCATGGGGCGGAGCGGCATCGTCTGCAGATCCTCTTTCTTGACAAGTACATCAGCATACTCTTCCAAGAAGTATGACTTGGCCTGTTCAGGAGTAGTGTTACTGTTGAAAGGCAGGTGTGGCAGGAAAGCATGGGGAACGGAGACGTCATCGCCTGCTGTGATCTCCAGTACTCTGTTGGTTTCGTCAACAGTCTCGGTGTCTCCATTTCTCACAGCGGCGTGTGTCACCTGTGCAATAGGGGCAGGGAACCGCTCAGGGATGAGGGCTAGGTCCCTGCATGCCCTGTAAGACAGCAAAGGGACAGGTATGTCTGGATACACATGAATCCACTCCTCAATGCTGTGTCCTTTGACCGTCATCTTCACCTGTACAGAACCGATGACAGGCTGCATGGGTGATCCATCAGCGCTGTACGTTGGCCtctgtggagatgagtggaggtcaGCAAGTGTCAGGCCAATGTCGTTAAGGTGGTCTGCTCCAATGATGGTTGTGTCAGCACCCGTGTCCGGCAACAAGGTAAGTACACCTGTCCCTTGACATGACTAATCTCGACGACTACAAACGGAGAAGTCTCagatggggtgtgtgtgttgtccataATATGGCGAACACTGGggtacttgttcttgttcctcggGTACGGTCCTGGTGACTTGTTACACTTGGCGAGGGCCGAGGAGGATGCTGCAGGTTTGGATGAGCGACAACACCTGTCAAAATGACCTTGTTTTCCACAGCATTTGCATGTAGCGTTGATGGCAGGGCACCGTGGCATCCGTACTCGATGGCCCTTTATACCACAGTTGCTACAGATAACTAGTGCTGCTGAGCATTCTCCTTTAGCATGTGGGCGTCCGCAGCTGTCACATGCGTCTGAGAGAGGTTGAGTCGGTGCAGAGGCGTGCTGCCTtgccttcttgtccttcttgtaCCTTGACACAGCACAGAGGGCTTGTGCAGGAGAAGTGATGGCGTTGGCTGTGCGTCTGGCGGCCTCAAATGCGTAGCAGTGTTGCACAACTTTATCAAGTGAGTGTGTAGGGATGATGCCAATGAGTTCCTGCACTAACTCCTGGTCAATCACTCCCATGAGTATCACTTGTTTCATCTGCATTTCTTCGCAGTCCGTGTTGCCCCCTTTACACACATCCACAGCCTCTACTAGATTCTTGACTCTCACAAAGAACTCATTAAACTGCTCTCCAACACTCTGACGGCAGCTGAACAGTTCTCGTCGCCGTAAGGCTTCATTGGTCTGAGCCTTGAAGTAACTATCAAGCGTGGTCAGCAGGTCTTCTATCGGTGTTGAGTCGTCTTGAGGAATCTGAAGGCGATAGTGAAGGGTGTGTAGTACCTCTGGGCTCAGGCAGGCTCTCAGTTGAATGTGACGTTTACTGAGAGGCAAAGTAGTCAGGTCCGTCATCACTGCGTAGTCGCGCCATCGTCTGCTCCATTCTCGAAAAACCTGGTAAGGCACGTCAGGctgtagaggaggaggcggtgagaTGACAGCTTTGGCGTGTGAGTGTGGCGGCCTGGGTGGCGGGGGAAGACGGGGCGAGGAGGGCGGGAGGGTGGGGGCTGGATGACACCGCGCCCGCCCCAGCTGTAGACACTGCAGAGCTCATACCCTTACTGAATGCTGAGAGAAGGGCAGCAAACTCGTCCTGTCTGATAGCTGCCTCCTGTTTGCGCagttcctgttcctcctgccGTCGTTTCTCGTCCTCCTGCCGGCGTTTTTCGTCCCTCTCTTCCATGTACTGTAGAAGGGTGAGTAAGTctgacggtggtggtgcagcCATGGTTGTCTCAGACTTTTCTGGTGTTGATGAGACTGTCTTCCCATGTCTCTTTCCACGCGGTGACATGAATCGTGCCTGTAGACCGGATCCACTCCTCGGAGTCTGTAAGCAACGAAACAATCACTGTGGAAGGAAATACGTGCAGATGCAAatgggtggtgtggcggtgaggGGAGATCCGTACGCCCGGCAGCGCAAGGCAGCAGCCCTGCGGCATGCCAAGGAGCGCGGCAGTGGTCCCCGAGCAGTGACGATGGGAATACGTGACGCTCGCCGCTCTAGCGTGGCGAGTGCGTGCGAGTCTCACCCTTAAGCATAGGTACCATAAGAGCGAGGCAACACTACGCACAAAtatcactgcactgcactgtccACGGCACTAgtaccactgcactgcactccACAAGTCACTGTAGGTCCACTGTAGTCGCTGGGTAGACTGTAGAGGTCCTGGAGTGTAGATCCAAGTGGCGGGCGGTACACAGACGCTACCGGCTTCACCAAGACACTCGACAGCACATATCACTCGatactcactgcgccatgtttGTTCTTGTGGTCTAGCCACTGTAGAAGGTTCTTTGGGAGTGATAGAGGTGCGAGGGAAACACACGAGTAACAGAAGTCCGGTATATTTCCCCAAATACAGAAGAGGGTGTACAGCGCGTCTCTCCCCTAGCTAGCGCGGGAAGCTCCTACCGTGTAGCCTGGCGTAAGATGATGCCAGGCTGCACGTTGTCGTACAGACACTAGCTACTGACTAACCCACAGTGTTAGTAGTGAACACGAAGTGATGTAATGGACGTTGCTTGTCTTTGTAGTTCCAGACTGGTTCCCCCAGTTGGTCTCTACATTCTGTCAATATCCTCCCtgacacaccatctggtccaTTGCTTTCCTTGCATCTAAGTCACTCAAAAGCTTatagttttcctctcctccctcgctaTCATTGCTACTATCTCTTGCTCTCTTAAGTTTGCTTATCTTTGTCTTGATGgagagtttattttctttatcaccaAATACTATAACATGCATCTTATATACTGTATGCTTACTATCTTGTGTGTTCATCTATCTTTAACTTATGCTACATaacctctcaccaccacacacaagaaGTCTATCACTCCTTCAAGGTGCCAGGTCTAAGCTGCTCTTACTACCATAAGATTTAATTAATAAAGTATTTTGTTTGAATTTACTGGTCTTTCTTATTGACTTCCCAAACCCCAAGTTTTCCAACTCAAAAGCCAAAAggcacacaatctctctctctctctctctctctctctctctctctctccaacaattttatttttttatttaatattaccGATGTATGAAATGTCTATTGCTATGATGTTAGTTAGAATATGTGCTACGTCATAATATGTAAGGCATTCCTGTGTAGTACGTAGCTGTGATCCGtgcgccaccatcaccatagtCACCATCGTGACATCGTCGTGTGCTAGGGTAGCTGGAGGAGTTCTTAGTGACCATACTACTGACATTACATGGACTCTGTTACGTGTATTAATATATAGgcagatatgttttttttctcacagtAATGACTATGTAATGAAAAGTAGACATAAAACGTTAATAGGCTTTATTACACACGAATAATATCTGTGTAGAGAAACATGCGTATGTCTACCTTCACTTACagataaaatataaattaaacTAGTGCAAACAAATAGCAGAAAAAATACTTATGCCAATCCatacaaaagatagaaaagaaaaataagaa encodes:
- the LOC123505910 gene encoding tetraspanin-4-like — encoded protein: MISHIGERNKNNNEVNELSAHLKLPRITSKAISATHQEVAASCSAMTSREDQLIMAVAKYIAFATFIIMAGTGIALGYTGASLLSSYVAYLSPWVPVWLWLAVGSVMVLGVMITAISTVGAISTLAPNPKGFKMCLSLLLMAIVTEMGTTVLVYQKKALFLNSLSLHMKQEMEVSEAAYGANISDTQMWDEIQLEMNCCGTEDYEDWFDTAFGNGTDVPDSCCLLISEGCGKGIKNDVTPEDDIETEGCLPTLIDDFKRDAETLSRGVWLPVCAMHVALFVLLLATSVFLHEGYTDSNFRLYSTSDVLPSPTRKYKTLVNDC
- the LOC123505380 gene encoding uncharacterized protein LOC123505380, with amino-acid sequence MTDLTTLPLSKRHIQLRACLSPEVLHTLHYRLQIPQDDSTPIEDLLTTLDSYFKAQTNEALRRRELFSCRQSVGEQFNEFFVRVKNLVEAVDVCKGGNTDCEEMQMKQVILMGVIDQELVQELIGIIPTHSLDKVVQHCYAFEAARRTANAITSPAQALCAVSRYKKDKKARQHASAPTQPLSDACDSCGRPHAKGECSAALVICSNCGIKGHRVRMPRCPAINATCKCCGKQGHFDRCCRSSKPAASSSALAKCNKSPGPYPRNKNKYPSSCQGTGVLTLLPDTGADTTIIGADHLNDIGLTLADLHSSPQRPTYSADGSPMQPVIGSVQVKMTVKGHSIEEWIHVYPDIPVPLLSYRACRDLALIPERFPAPIAQVTHAAVRNEDDMLVDVSAHAAVTVRAIYSLASSDDSQPATSDVQLEELQQAARTDETYIRLLNCVRNGFPCHRYDLHSTLLDYWKIRDELYCDGDLVLYGPRIVVPAASRKSVLRRLHDSHRGAEATKRRAQQTVFWPGINSDITNVVRACDACQMLLPSQQREVYRNDDKPTRPYESISADYFQVAGKSFLVIVDRLSGWPDVYPCGSNTTTAATIDHFSKYFSDHGAPVRLRTDGGPQFAAKAFSDFLLRWKVQHILTSPHHPQSNGHAEAAVKSLKHLILKVAPSGNIRTEVFDRGLLEMRNTLTTLDVLRHRFFWPLSSHLCPCPPEFLSARMAAKR